One Streptomyces fagopyri DNA window includes the following coding sequences:
- a CDS encoding GNAT family N-acetyltransferase, with translation MDQPLDVPELAADGGITLRPWTLSDLDLVREASEDDYIPLITTVPSPFSDSAGVPFVERQWGRATGRTGYPFVIVDSEGRPVGTVGLWLRDVGQGRASLGYWVVKSARGRGTAATALSTVAHWALHTLRIPRLELCVEPWNAASARTAERVGFQREGLLRGWQQIGSERRHMVMYALLS, from the coding sequence ATGGATCAGCCTCTTGACGTGCCCGAGCTCGCCGCCGATGGCGGGATCACGCTGCGGCCGTGGACCCTCTCGGACCTCGACCTCGTCCGTGAGGCGTCGGAAGACGACTACATCCCGTTGATCACGACGGTGCCTTCCCCTTTCTCCGACTCCGCGGGCGTCCCGTTCGTCGAGCGGCAATGGGGCCGAGCGACGGGCAGGACCGGCTACCCGTTCGTCATCGTGGACTCCGAGGGCCGGCCGGTCGGCACCGTGGGGCTGTGGCTGCGGGACGTGGGGCAGGGGCGTGCGTCACTGGGCTACTGGGTCGTCAAGTCGGCCCGTGGCCGGGGGACCGCCGCCACCGCGCTGAGCACGGTCGCCCATTGGGCCTTGCACACACTGCGGATTCCCCGGCTCGAACTGTGCGTGGAGCCGTGGAACGCGGCATCCGCGCGCACCGCGGAGCGCGTCGGGTTCCAGCGTGAGGGACTGCTGCGGGGGTGGCAGCAGATCGGGAGCGAG
- a CDS encoding winged helix-turn-helix transcriptional regulator: MHDGATEERAAVPAGPCGRWPLEKGEGIRHILDRAGDKWTVLVIGTLEHGPVRYTDLQRSVTGISQRMLTHTLHRLQRDGLVTRTAYPEVPPRVEYALTELGTTLLGAVTVLIDWAGTHHDEICAHRSAFDEAAPTA, encoded by the coding sequence ATGCACGACGGCGCGACGGAGGAGCGGGCTGCCGTCCCGGCGGGGCCCTGCGGTCGCTGGCCCCTGGAGAAGGGCGAGGGCATCCGGCACATCCTGGACCGGGCCGGCGACAAGTGGACCGTGCTGGTGATCGGCACGCTGGAACACGGACCGGTGCGCTACACCGACCTGCAACGCTCCGTCACGGGGATCTCCCAGCGGATGCTCACCCACACCCTCCACCGGCTGCAACGCGACGGTCTCGTCACACGCACCGCCTACCCCGAGGTGCCTCCGAGGGTGGAGTACGCGCTGACCGAGCTGGGCACCACCCTGCTCGGCGCCGTCACCGTGCTGATCGACTGGGCCGGCACCCACCACGACGAGATCTGCGCGCACCGTTCCGCCTTCGACGAGGCGGCGCCCACGGCCTGA